In Astatotilapia calliptera chromosome 16, fAstCal1.2, whole genome shotgun sequence, one genomic interval encodes:
- the bbs5 gene encoding BBSome complex member BBS5 gives MASVLDALWEDRDVRFDITVQQMKTRPGEVLIDCLDSIEDTKGNNGDRGRLLVTNLRIIWHSLALPRVNLSVGYNTIINITTRTANSKLRGQTEALYILTKSNNTRFEFIFTNVVPGSPRLFTSVIAVHRAYETSKMYRDLKLRAALIQNKQLRLLPREQVYDKINGVWNLSSDQGNLGTFFITNVRIVWHANMNESFNVSIPYLQIWSIRIRDSKFGLALVIESSRQSGGYVLGFKIDPVEKLQDALKEINSLHKVYSANPIFGVDYEMEEKPQPLEELTVEQPPDDVEIEPDEQTDAFTAYFADGNKQQDREPVFSEELGLAIEKLKDGFTLQGLWEVMS, from the exons ATGGCGTCTGTTTTAGATGCTCTGTGGGAAGACCGAGATGTTAGGTTTGACATCACTGTACA GCAGATGAAAACACGTCCTGGAGAGGTGCTCATAGACTGCCTGGACTCAATTGAAGATACGAAAGGAAACAACGGAGACCGAG GACGGCTCTTGGTGACAAATTTGAGAATCATTTGGCACTCGTTGGCTCTGCCAAGAGTCAATTTGT ctGTAGGTTACAACACCATCATTAACATCACAACAAGGACAGCCAACTCA AAATTAAGAGGTCAAACTGAAGCTCTCTACATCTTGACCAAGTCCAACAACACGAgatttgagtttatttttacaaatgtgGTTCCAGGAAGTCCGAGGCTTTTCACCTCTGTCATCGCTGTCCACAG AGCCTATGAGACTTCCAAAATGTACCGGGACCTGAAACTGCGAGCTGCACTGATTCAAAATAAGCAGCTTAGACTCCTGCCCCGCGAGCAAGTGTATGATAAAATTAATGGAGTCTGGAATTTATCCAGCGATCAG GGTAACCTTGGAACCTTTTTCATTACCAATGTTCGGATTGTGTGGCACGCAAACATGAATGAGAGCTTCAACGTCAGCATTCCTTACCTCCAGATT TGGTCTATCAGAATAAGAGACTCAAAGTTTGGCCTGGCGCTGGTGATAGAGAGCTCACGCCAG agTGGTGGGTACGTGCTTGGGTTTAAGATTGACCCAGTGGAAAAACTCCAAGATGCACTCAAAGAAATCAACTCCTTGCATAAAGTGTACTCTGCTAACCCCATCTTTGGAGTGGATTATGAAATGGAAGAAAAG CCGCAGCCTTTGGAAGAGCTCACAGTGGAACAGCCTCCCGATGACGTGGAAATCGAGCCCGATGAGCAGACCGATGCATTTACT GCCTACTTTGCAGATGGCAATAAG CAACAAGACCGTGAGCCAGTTTTCTCTGAGGAGCTCGGTCTCGCCATTGAAAAGCTAAAGGACGGCTTCACTCTTCAAGGGCTGTGGGAAGTAATGAGCTGA
- the col28a2a gene encoding collagen, type XXVIII, alpha 2a isoform X2 produces MFLTPLLLATALSSIWAQDFYQARKTIKNSGAKPLAVNIYNDQAILDEDCSLELAFLLDSSESAKDNHEDEKQFAMNMVDRLRGVRLQTGRSLSLRVALLQYSSHVITEQTFRDWRGAENFKTQIAPIVYIGHGTYTTYAITNMTKIYLEESSPHSIKVAVLLTDGVSHPRNPDIFSAVAEAKNQGIKFFTLGITRAANEPANVANLRLLASSPASVFLRNLQDNNIVEKISTEIIGLADEDCPVAQRCACDKGERGPSGPAGKKGRPGDDGAPGPKGQKGEAGLSGVPGREGPEGKPGYRGDKGERGECGTPGIKGDRGPEGSIGERGPRGLQGLPGPHGDRGPEGPQGKQGERGPSGPPGIQGETGIGLPGPKGDMGFQGRPGPHGPPGVGEPGLPGAQGPQGVQGGKGPQGEGFPGPKGDRGLPGPRGPWGQQGVGIKGEKGELGQPGLPGPTGPIAVGIQGEKGNEGPRGPPGVRGLPGEGLPGPKGDQGLPGEHGAPGETGVGEPGPKGEPGAAGVSGLPGLPGEDGAPGQKGEPGLPGLRGSEGPQGVGTQGEKGDQGVRGIRGLHGPPGVSGPSGPKGERGIPGQQGMPGQQGRSIAGAKGDIGPAGPPGPIGETGHGLPGPKGDRGYPGLPGPAGPKGQGIPGPMGAPGQPGLPGEPGPEGVGFPGPKGDIGFRGLPGLPGPPGEGLQGPLGNVGRPGPPGPTGPQGEGIQGPKGEPGSQGMTGPRGPRGDGPPGEKGDRGLQGERGIKGTKGDMGDPGVPGEMGRPGEKGEPSLTREEIIKLIKEICGCGIKCKERPMELVFVIDSSESVGPENFEIIKDFVTRLVDRTTVGRNATRIGLVLYSLDVHLEFNLARYISKQDIKQTIRKMLYMGEGTYTGTAIRKATQEAFFSARPGVRKVAIVITDGQTDKREPVKLDVAVREAHAANIEMYALGIVNSSDPTQAEFLQELNLIASDPDSEHVYLIDDFNTLTALESKLVSQFCEDENGAFIYNHITNGHRNGNNGLSVSGNNGATTNNYNSYGNNGYIFGNNGYGNSYEEEIQNHRHTNSRGRGDTFTLPISADPLPVQVTEDDDGEDLDLRAHVRGDKHLSRVNKTTFISPGRESSVSKTTVVSSSSSSVSGISSSTLTSSSSSNSNQLQPVVIPVQPGDPRCDLSLDQGTCRDYIIRWYYDKQANACAQFWYGGCGGNGNRYETEDECKKTCVLLRRGG; encoded by the exons ATGTTTCTTACACCACTGCTGCTGGCCACAGCACTTTCCAGCATATGGGCCCAAGACTTTTACCAAGCGAGGAAAACCATCAAGAATTCTGGAGCCAAACCTCTTGCTGTAAATATCTACAATGATCaag CCATCCTTGATGAAGACTGTAGCCTGGAACTTGCCTTCCTGTTGGACAGCTCTGAGAGTGCAAAAGACAATCATGAGGATGAAAAGCAGTTTGCCATGAACATGGTGGACAGACTCCGAGGTGTCCGGCTGCAGACTGGACGCAGCTTGAGTTTGAGAGTTGCTCTGCTGCAGTACAGCAGCCACGTTATCACAGAGCAGACCTTCAGAGATTGGAGAGGAGCAGAGAATTTCAAGACCCAAATAGCCCCAATAGTCTACATTGGGCATGGCACCTACACCACGTACGCCATCACCAACATGACCAAGATTTACCTGGAAGAATCCAGCCCCCACAGCATCAAAGTAGCAGTGCTGCTTACAGATGGTGTTTCCCACCCAAGGAACCCTGACATTTTCTCTGCTGTTGCTGAAGCCAAAAACCAGGGCATCAAGTTCTTCACTTTGGGCATCACCCGAGCAGCCAATGAGCCGGCCAATGTTGCTAATCTCCGCCTCCTTGCCAGCTCCCCTGCTTCTGTCTTTCTCCGTAATTTACAGGATAATAACATAGTCGAAAAAATCTCCACTGAAATT ATTGGCTTAGCTGATgaagat TGCCCAGTGGCTCAGAGATGTGCTTGTGAcaaaggagagagaggacccaGTGGGCCTGCA GGAAAGAAAGGTCGCCCTGGTGATGATGGAGCCCCGGGGCCTAAAGGGCAAAAG GGTGAAGCAGGATTAAGTGGAGTACCCGGGCGAGAGGGTCCAGAG GGAAAACCAGGTTACAGAGGAGATAAG GGTGAGAGGGGTGAATGTGGCACTCCAGGAATCAAAGGAGACAGG GGTCCTGAGGGGTCAATAGGAGAAAGAGGACCCCGAGGCCTGCAG GGTTTACCAGGACCGCATGGAGACAGGGGACCTGAGGGCCCCCAGGGAAAGCAG GGTGAACGGGGCCCATCCGGCCCTCCAGGAATTCAAGGGGAGACTGGTATTGGGCTTCCTGGACCAAAA GGTGACATGGGATTCCAGGGCAGACCAGGTCCTCATGGTCCTCCAGGAGTGGGTGAACCCGGCCTTCCT GGGGCGCAAGGACCACAAGGTGTTCAAGGGGGAAAAGGACCCCAAGGTGAAGGGTTTCCTGGGCCAAAG GGGGATCGAGGGCTGCCAGGGCCCAGGGGACCGTGGGGACAGCAGGGTGTAGGCATCAAAGGAGAAAAG GGAGAACTGGGCCAACCAGGATTGCCAGGGCCAACTGGACCAATAGCAGTGGGCATACAGGGAGAAAAG ggaaatgaaggaccaAGAGGCCCTCCAGGAGTCAGAGGTCTTCCAGGAGAAGGTCTACCTGGGCCCAAG GGAGACCAAGGTTTACCAGGAGAGCATGGAGCTCCAGGAGAGACAGGTGTTGGTGAACCTGGGCCAAAG GGAGAACCTGGAGCGGCAGGAGTGAGTGGCCTGCCTGGTCTGCCAGGAGAAGATGGAGCTCCAGGGCAGAAG GGTGAGCCTGGTTTGCCTGGTTTAAGAGGTTCTGAGGGGCCACAAGGAGTTGGCACTCAAGGCGAGAAG GGTGACCAGGGTGTTAGGGGCATCCGTGGGTTACATGGACCTCCTGGGGTCTCAGGACCATCTGGACCAAAA GGCGAACGCGGGATACCAGGCCAGCAGGGCATGCCAGGGCAGCAGGGACGGTCCATAGCAGGTGCAAAG GGTGATATTGGTCCCGCTGGCCCACCTGGTCCTATTGGAGAAACAGGCCATGGACTACCTGGTCCAAAG GGTGATCGCGGCTATCCAGGTTTACCAGGTCCTGCTGGCCCAAAAGGCCAAGGCATCCCTGGCCCTATG GGTGCTCCAGGCCAGCCAGGACTACCAGGTGAACCCGGCCCAGAAGGAGTGGGATTTCCTGGACCTAAG GGAGACATTGGGTTTAGAGGATTGCCAGGTTTGCCTGGTCCGCCAGGAGAAGGCTTACAGGGACCACTA GGCAATGTTGGAAGGCCAGGTCCTCCAGGCCCAACTGGACCTCAAGGAGAAGGTATTCAAGGTCCAAAG GGTGAGCCAGGATCGCAAGGCATGACTGGGCCTAGAGGGCCTCGGGGAGATGGGCCTCCTGGAGAAAAA GGTGATCGTGGACTACAGGGTGAGAGGGGGATAAAGGGTACAAAAGGAGACATGGGAGATCCTGGAGTCCCTGGTGAAATG GGAAGGCCTGGAGAAAAGGGAGAACCAAGCCTCACT AGAGAAGAAATTATTAAGCTGATCAAAGAAATCTGTG GATGTGGCATCAAGTGCAAGGAAAGGCCAATGGAACTTGTCTTCGTCATTGACAGCTCAGAGAGTGTTGGGCCTGAGAACTTTGAGATCATCAAAGATTTCGTCACAAGGTTAGTGGATCGGACCACAGTTGGCCGCAACGCCACCAGAATTGGCCTGGTCCTCTACAGTCTGGATGTTCATTTAGAATTCAACTTGGCTCGCTACATCAGCAAGCAGGACATCAAGCAGACGATCAGAAAAATGCTTTACATGGGAGAGGGCACTTACACTGGCACTGCAATTAGAAAGGCGACTCAGGAGGCTTTCTTCAGCGCCCGCCCCGGTGTCAGAAAAGTAGCCATCGTCATCACTGATGGTCAAACTGACAAACGAGAGCCTGTCAAGCTTGATGTAGCTGTGCGGGAGGCTCACGCTGCAAACATTGAGATGTACGCCCTGGGAATTGTCAATTCCTCTGATCCAACCCAGGCTGAGTTCTTACAGGAACTCAATCTTATAGCCTCAGACCCAGACAGTGAACACGTGTACCTCATTGATGACTTCAACACGCTAACAG CACTGGAGTCCAAACTTGTCAGCCAGTTCTGTGAAGATGAAAATGGTGCCTTTATTTACAATCACATTACCAATGGACACCGGAATGGTAACAATGGGCTTAGTGTTAGTGGAAATAATGGAGCAACTACTAATAACTATAATAGCTATGGCAACAATGGTTACATTTTTGGAAACAATGGATATGGGAACAGTTATGAAGAAGAAATCCAAAACCATAGACACACCAACAGCCGTGGCCGTGGAGACACTTTCACACTGCCCATCAGTGCCGATCCTCTTCCTGTTCAG GTAAcagaggatgatgatggtgaaGATTTAGATTTAAGGGCTCACGTGCGGGGTGACAAGCATCTGTCTAGAGtcaacaaaacaacatttataTCGCCTGGTAGAGAAAGTTCTGTGTCCAAAACAACTGTTgtatcatcttcatcatcatctgtaTCTGGAATATCTTCATCAACACTGACTTCAAGTTCCTCCTCAAACTCAAATCAGTTACAGCCTGTGGTGATTCCAGTTCAGCCTGGAG ATCCCCGCTGTGACCTCAGCTTGGACCAAGGCACCTGCCGAGACTATATCATACGCTGGTATTATGACAAGCAGGCCAATGCTTGTGCACAGTTCTGGTACGGAGGCTGTGGTGGAAATGGCAACCGTTACGAAACAGAAGATGAATGCAAGAAGACTTGCGTTCTGCTCAGAAGAG GTGGAtaa
- the col28a2a gene encoding collagen, type XXVIII, alpha 2a isoform X1 has product MFLTPLLLATALSSIWAQDFYQARKTIKNSGAKPLAVNIYNDQAILDEDCSLELAFLLDSSESAKDNHEDEKQFAMNMVDRLRGVRLQTGRSLSLRVALLQYSSHVITEQTFRDWRGAENFKTQIAPIVYIGHGTYTTYAITNMTKIYLEESSPHSIKVAVLLTDGVSHPRNPDIFSAVAEAKNQGIKFFTLGITRAANEPANVANLRLLASSPASVFLRNLQDNNIVEKISTEIIGLADEDCPVAQRCACDKGERGPSGPAGKKGRPGDDGAPGPKGQKQGEAGLSGVPGREGPEGKPGYRGDKGERGECGTPGIKGDRGPEGSIGERGPRGLQGLPGPHGDRGPEGPQGKQGERGPSGPPGIQGETGIGLPGPKGDMGFQGRPGPHGPPGVGEPGLPGAQGPQGVQGGKGPQGEGFPGPKGDRGLPGPRGPWGQQGVGIKGEKGELGQPGLPGPTGPIAVGIQGEKGNEGPRGPPGVRGLPGEGLPGPKGDQGLPGEHGAPGETGVGEPGPKGEPGAAGVSGLPGLPGEDGAPGQKGEPGLPGLRGSEGPQGVGTQGEKGDQGVRGIRGLHGPPGVSGPSGPKGERGIPGQQGMPGQQGRSIAGAKGDIGPAGPPGPIGETGHGLPGPKGDRGYPGLPGPAGPKGQGIPGPMGAPGQPGLPGEPGPEGVGFPGPKGDIGFRGLPGLPGPPGEGLQGPLGNVGRPGPPGPTGPQGEGIQGPKGEPGSQGMTGPRGPRGDGPPGEKGDRGLQGERGIKGTKGDMGDPGVPGEMGRPGEKGEPSLTREEIIKLIKEICGCGIKCKERPMELVFVIDSSESVGPENFEIIKDFVTRLVDRTTVGRNATRIGLVLYSLDVHLEFNLARYISKQDIKQTIRKMLYMGEGTYTGTAIRKATQEAFFSARPGVRKVAIVITDGQTDKREPVKLDVAVREAHAANIEMYALGIVNSSDPTQAEFLQELNLIASDPDSEHVYLIDDFNTLTALESKLVSQFCEDENGAFIYNHITNGHRNGNNGLSVSGNNGATTNNYNSYGNNGYIFGNNGYGNSYEEEIQNHRHTNSRGRGDTFTLPISADPLPVQVTEDDDGEDLDLRAHVRGDKHLSRVNKTTFISPGRESSVSKTTVVSSSSSSVSGISSSTLTSSSSSNSNQLQPVVIPVQPGDPRCDLSLDQGTCRDYIIRWYYDKQANACAQFWYGGCGGNGNRYETEDECKKTCVLLRRGG; this is encoded by the exons ATGTTTCTTACACCACTGCTGCTGGCCACAGCACTTTCCAGCATATGGGCCCAAGACTTTTACCAAGCGAGGAAAACCATCAAGAATTCTGGAGCCAAACCTCTTGCTGTAAATATCTACAATGATCaag CCATCCTTGATGAAGACTGTAGCCTGGAACTTGCCTTCCTGTTGGACAGCTCTGAGAGTGCAAAAGACAATCATGAGGATGAAAAGCAGTTTGCCATGAACATGGTGGACAGACTCCGAGGTGTCCGGCTGCAGACTGGACGCAGCTTGAGTTTGAGAGTTGCTCTGCTGCAGTACAGCAGCCACGTTATCACAGAGCAGACCTTCAGAGATTGGAGAGGAGCAGAGAATTTCAAGACCCAAATAGCCCCAATAGTCTACATTGGGCATGGCACCTACACCACGTACGCCATCACCAACATGACCAAGATTTACCTGGAAGAATCCAGCCCCCACAGCATCAAAGTAGCAGTGCTGCTTACAGATGGTGTTTCCCACCCAAGGAACCCTGACATTTTCTCTGCTGTTGCTGAAGCCAAAAACCAGGGCATCAAGTTCTTCACTTTGGGCATCACCCGAGCAGCCAATGAGCCGGCCAATGTTGCTAATCTCCGCCTCCTTGCCAGCTCCCCTGCTTCTGTCTTTCTCCGTAATTTACAGGATAATAACATAGTCGAAAAAATCTCCACTGAAATT ATTGGCTTAGCTGATgaagat TGCCCAGTGGCTCAGAGATGTGCTTGTGAcaaaggagagagaggacccaGTGGGCCTGCA GGAAAGAAAGGTCGCCCTGGTGATGATGGAGCCCCGGGGCCTAAAGGGCAAAAG CAG GGTGAAGCAGGATTAAGTGGAGTACCCGGGCGAGAGGGTCCAGAG GGAAAACCAGGTTACAGAGGAGATAAG GGTGAGAGGGGTGAATGTGGCACTCCAGGAATCAAAGGAGACAGG GGTCCTGAGGGGTCAATAGGAGAAAGAGGACCCCGAGGCCTGCAG GGTTTACCAGGACCGCATGGAGACAGGGGACCTGAGGGCCCCCAGGGAAAGCAG GGTGAACGGGGCCCATCCGGCCCTCCAGGAATTCAAGGGGAGACTGGTATTGGGCTTCCTGGACCAAAA GGTGACATGGGATTCCAGGGCAGACCAGGTCCTCATGGTCCTCCAGGAGTGGGTGAACCCGGCCTTCCT GGGGCGCAAGGACCACAAGGTGTTCAAGGGGGAAAAGGACCCCAAGGTGAAGGGTTTCCTGGGCCAAAG GGGGATCGAGGGCTGCCAGGGCCCAGGGGACCGTGGGGACAGCAGGGTGTAGGCATCAAAGGAGAAAAG GGAGAACTGGGCCAACCAGGATTGCCAGGGCCAACTGGACCAATAGCAGTGGGCATACAGGGAGAAAAG ggaaatgaaggaccaAGAGGCCCTCCAGGAGTCAGAGGTCTTCCAGGAGAAGGTCTACCTGGGCCCAAG GGAGACCAAGGTTTACCAGGAGAGCATGGAGCTCCAGGAGAGACAGGTGTTGGTGAACCTGGGCCAAAG GGAGAACCTGGAGCGGCAGGAGTGAGTGGCCTGCCTGGTCTGCCAGGAGAAGATGGAGCTCCAGGGCAGAAG GGTGAGCCTGGTTTGCCTGGTTTAAGAGGTTCTGAGGGGCCACAAGGAGTTGGCACTCAAGGCGAGAAG GGTGACCAGGGTGTTAGGGGCATCCGTGGGTTACATGGACCTCCTGGGGTCTCAGGACCATCTGGACCAAAA GGCGAACGCGGGATACCAGGCCAGCAGGGCATGCCAGGGCAGCAGGGACGGTCCATAGCAGGTGCAAAG GGTGATATTGGTCCCGCTGGCCCACCTGGTCCTATTGGAGAAACAGGCCATGGACTACCTGGTCCAAAG GGTGATCGCGGCTATCCAGGTTTACCAGGTCCTGCTGGCCCAAAAGGCCAAGGCATCCCTGGCCCTATG GGTGCTCCAGGCCAGCCAGGACTACCAGGTGAACCCGGCCCAGAAGGAGTGGGATTTCCTGGACCTAAG GGAGACATTGGGTTTAGAGGATTGCCAGGTTTGCCTGGTCCGCCAGGAGAAGGCTTACAGGGACCACTA GGCAATGTTGGAAGGCCAGGTCCTCCAGGCCCAACTGGACCTCAAGGAGAAGGTATTCAAGGTCCAAAG GGTGAGCCAGGATCGCAAGGCATGACTGGGCCTAGAGGGCCTCGGGGAGATGGGCCTCCTGGAGAAAAA GGTGATCGTGGACTACAGGGTGAGAGGGGGATAAAGGGTACAAAAGGAGACATGGGAGATCCTGGAGTCCCTGGTGAAATG GGAAGGCCTGGAGAAAAGGGAGAACCAAGCCTCACT AGAGAAGAAATTATTAAGCTGATCAAAGAAATCTGTG GATGTGGCATCAAGTGCAAGGAAAGGCCAATGGAACTTGTCTTCGTCATTGACAGCTCAGAGAGTGTTGGGCCTGAGAACTTTGAGATCATCAAAGATTTCGTCACAAGGTTAGTGGATCGGACCACAGTTGGCCGCAACGCCACCAGAATTGGCCTGGTCCTCTACAGTCTGGATGTTCATTTAGAATTCAACTTGGCTCGCTACATCAGCAAGCAGGACATCAAGCAGACGATCAGAAAAATGCTTTACATGGGAGAGGGCACTTACACTGGCACTGCAATTAGAAAGGCGACTCAGGAGGCTTTCTTCAGCGCCCGCCCCGGTGTCAGAAAAGTAGCCATCGTCATCACTGATGGTCAAACTGACAAACGAGAGCCTGTCAAGCTTGATGTAGCTGTGCGGGAGGCTCACGCTGCAAACATTGAGATGTACGCCCTGGGAATTGTCAATTCCTCTGATCCAACCCAGGCTGAGTTCTTACAGGAACTCAATCTTATAGCCTCAGACCCAGACAGTGAACACGTGTACCTCATTGATGACTTCAACACGCTAACAG CACTGGAGTCCAAACTTGTCAGCCAGTTCTGTGAAGATGAAAATGGTGCCTTTATTTACAATCACATTACCAATGGACACCGGAATGGTAACAATGGGCTTAGTGTTAGTGGAAATAATGGAGCAACTACTAATAACTATAATAGCTATGGCAACAATGGTTACATTTTTGGAAACAATGGATATGGGAACAGTTATGAAGAAGAAATCCAAAACCATAGACACACCAACAGCCGTGGCCGTGGAGACACTTTCACACTGCCCATCAGTGCCGATCCTCTTCCTGTTCAG GTAAcagaggatgatgatggtgaaGATTTAGATTTAAGGGCTCACGTGCGGGGTGACAAGCATCTGTCTAGAGtcaacaaaacaacatttataTCGCCTGGTAGAGAAAGTTCTGTGTCCAAAACAACTGTTgtatcatcttcatcatcatctgtaTCTGGAATATCTTCATCAACACTGACTTCAAGTTCCTCCTCAAACTCAAATCAGTTACAGCCTGTGGTGATTCCAGTTCAGCCTGGAG ATCCCCGCTGTGACCTCAGCTTGGACCAAGGCACCTGCCGAGACTATATCATACGCTGGTATTATGACAAGCAGGCCAATGCTTGTGCACAGTTCTGGTACGGAGGCTGTGGTGGAAATGGCAACCGTTACGAAACAGAAGATGAATGCAAGAAGACTTGCGTTCTGCTCAGAAGAG GTGGAtaa